A region from the Hypericibacter adhaerens genome encodes:
- the trxA gene encoding thioredoxin TrxA has product MSTTKVSDASFDSDVLKAPGPVLVDFWAEWCGPCKMIAPALEEIATSMNGRVTIAKINIDENPATPRKYGVRGIPTLMLFKDGQVAATKIGALPKNKLAEWVESVI; this is encoded by the coding sequence ATGTCGACAACCAAGGTTTCCGACGCGAGCTTCGACAGCGACGTCCTCAAGGCGCCGGGCCCCGTGCTGGTGGATTTCTGGGCCGAGTGGTGCGGTCCCTGCAAGATGATCGCGCCGGCGCTGGAAGAGATCGCGACCAGCATGAACGGCCGCGTCACCATCGCGAAGATCAACATCGACGAGAATCCGGCGACGCCGCGCAAATACGGCGTGCGCGGGATTCCGACGCTGATGCTGTTCAAGGACGGCCAGGTCGCCGCCACCAAGATCGGCGCCCTGCCGAAGAACAAGCTGGCCGAGTGGGTCGAATCGGTCATCTGA
- a CDS encoding bifunctional folylpolyglutamate synthase/dihydrofolate synthase produces MTAPLGSDLVLERLTKLHPKLIDLVLDRVQRLLARVGHPERKLPPVVHVAGTNGKGSTVAYLRAMIEAAGYRVHAYTSPHLVRFHERIRLAGRLIEESELLALLEECERANGSEPITFFEITTVAAFLAFTRHPADIVLLEVGLGGSFDATNVIERPLACCLTPISMDHMHFLGHSLAEIAANKAGIMKPGRPVAIGPQPAEARAVFDARGSALGCPLHRFGQEWDAAAEDGKLLFRDRRGESRWPPPALPGLHQIENAGLALATLPLLEGFTIPDAAIAKGLLSVEWPARLQRLRRGPVVEALPAGWEAWLDGGHNESGGQALGVHAAGWRRERPDLPIRLVFGMLSTHDPVGFLQPLLPYVQDVTAVAVGGNHQALDVGALVEAAKRAGAATVRRAESPEAAAQAIVAADARPARLLICGSLYLAGEVLAKNG; encoded by the coding sequence ATGACCGCGCCCCTCGGCAGCGACCTCGTCCTCGAGCGGCTGACGAAGCTGCATCCGAAGCTGATCGACCTGGTGCTGGACCGCGTGCAGCGGCTGCTCGCGCGCGTCGGTCATCCGGAGCGCAAGCTGCCGCCGGTCGTGCATGTGGCCGGCACCAACGGCAAGGGTTCGACCGTCGCTTATCTGCGCGCGATGATCGAGGCCGCGGGCTATCGCGTCCATGCCTACACCTCGCCGCATCTGGTGCGCTTCCATGAGCGCATCCGTCTGGCCGGCCGCTTGATCGAGGAATCCGAGCTCCTGGCGCTGCTCGAGGAATGCGAGCGCGCCAATGGCAGCGAACCCATCACCTTCTTCGAGATCACCACGGTCGCGGCCTTCCTGGCCTTCACGCGCCATCCGGCGGACATCGTCCTGCTGGAAGTCGGGCTCGGCGGCAGCTTCGATGCCACCAACGTGATCGAACGCCCGCTCGCCTGCTGCCTGACGCCGATCTCGATGGACCATATGCACTTTCTGGGACACAGCCTCGCCGAGATCGCGGCCAACAAGGCCGGCATCATGAAGCCCGGCCGCCCGGTCGCGATCGGCCCGCAGCCGGCGGAGGCGCGAGCGGTCTTCGACGCGCGCGGGAGCGCACTCGGCTGTCCGCTGCATCGCTTCGGCCAGGAATGGGACGCGGCGGCCGAGGACGGCAAGCTGCTGTTCCGCGACCGGCGCGGCGAGAGCCGCTGGCCGCCGCCGGCCCTGCCCGGCCTGCATCAGATCGAGAATGCGGGCCTGGCGCTCGCCACCCTGCCGCTGCTCGAAGGCTTCACGATCCCCGACGCGGCCATCGCCAAGGGCTTGCTCTCGGTCGAATGGCCCGCGCGGCTGCAGCGGCTGCGGCGCGGACCCGTGGTCGAAGCGTTGCCGGCCGGCTGGGAGGCCTGGCTCGATGGCGGTCATAACGAATCCGGCGGCCAGGCCCTGGGCGTCCATGCGGCGGGCTGGCGGCGCGAGCGCCCCGACCTGCCGATCCGTCTCGTGTTCGGCATGCTCTCGACCCACGATCCTGTGGGCTTCCTGCAACCGTTGCTGCCTTATGTGCAGGACGTGACCGCGGTCGCCGTGGGCGGCAACCATCAGGCGCTCGATGTCGGCGCCCTGGTCGAAGCCGCCAAGCGCGCCGGTGCGGCGACCGTGCGCCGGGCCGAGTCACCCGAGGCCGCCGCCCAGGCCATCGTCGCCGCCGACGCGCGTCCCGCCCGCCTTCTCATCTGCGGCTCGCTCTATCTCGCGGGCGAGGTGCTGGCGAAGAACGGGTGA
- the addA gene encoding double-strand break repair helicase AddA, whose translation MSRGDTKALDPVALATTAQRRAADPSHSAWVSASAGSGKTKLLVDRLLRLMLAGVPPNKILCLTYTRAAAAEMRNRIDATLAGWAAADVKTLRKALDDLTPNLATTGLQEKARQLFATLLDAPGGMRIETIHAFCQSLLARFPVEAGIAPHFHVIEERDAEALRTELREEVLAEAKAGRDAALARALADITERVGSEAEFDGLMQKLMMERRRLDAVVTGTGGLGAAIKRLRRRLGVKPDETLATIRRAAVAEGTFDRAGLTRAAQALAQGGVNDQKSAPDLAAWLSGDEAARLAAFESYLGCFLTGKGEPKKSVISKGAEKAFSGAEAALRAEQERLLPVLRRLKAAEIATATEALLTLGRAVLAAYAERKRAMAALDYEDLIALARDLLRRPGLAPWVLYKLDGGIDHILIDEAQDTSPDQWDIVQAIAEEFFTGAGAGDDSRKRTVFAVGDAKQSIYSFQRADPEGFQRMREYFRDKLAAVREQLVEEPLHVSFRSVPTVLAAVDTVFADPVAAAGVAPPGDETIRHVSARPGQAGRVELWPLAVEIPGEEIEEAALPVAPTEIDLPRLRLAERVAERIAQLIDREALPSRGRKVRPGDILVLVRRRNAFVDELVRALKLCRVPVAGVDRLRLGEHIAVMDLIALGQFLLMPEDDLTLAVILKSPLLGLSEEALFDLAHDRKGKSLWRVLADRAGGHADFQAAHAFLADLLARADYLPPYELYAEVLGPREGRRRFLQRLGPDAADPIEEFLRLALDYGRSHPPSLQGFLAWLEAGTIEIKRDLDQEGAGESGPGMVRIMTVHGAKGLEAPIVILPDTAQVPKQTERILWTGEAEEALPLWVRRKEFDEDVAGEARARLEAKQADEYRRLLYVALTRAADRLYLCGWKSKNQSKELVSWYKHFEASLGERGAAFVFPPQQDEPEGWEGEARLLESGQSAAPDKARATAALGRPAMPAPDWLARPARPEPLPWRPVAPSRPAIAEPALLSPLRQGEAKATRFGRGLLIHRLLQSLPEVPAARRKSAAQQLLKRSLYGLDDAARDEILARVLDLLARPELAPIWSSAARAEQPVAGEILGRGGARIAIAGQIDRFAVDDSGVWIVDFKTNRPPAASLEEVPAAYLRQMAAYRALLAGIYPGRPIACHLLWTETPLLMRLPEALLDAHLP comes from the coding sequence ATGAGCCGCGGCGACACGAAGGCCCTCGATCCGGTGGCGCTCGCCACCACGGCGCAGCGCCGCGCGGCCGATCCGTCGCATTCGGCCTGGGTCAGCGCGTCGGCGGGCAGCGGCAAGACCAAGCTCCTGGTCGACCGGCTGCTGCGGCTGATGCTGGCCGGCGTGCCGCCGAACAAGATCCTCTGCCTGACCTATACGCGCGCGGCCGCGGCCGAGATGCGCAACCGTATCGACGCGACGCTCGCGGGCTGGGCGGCGGCCGACGTGAAGACGCTGCGCAAGGCGCTCGACGACCTGACACCCAATCTCGCCACCACCGGGCTGCAGGAAAAGGCGCGCCAGCTCTTCGCCACGCTGCTCGACGCGCCGGGCGGCATGCGGATCGAGACGATCCATGCCTTCTGCCAGTCGCTGCTGGCCCGCTTCCCGGTCGAGGCGGGGATCGCGCCGCATTTCCATGTGATCGAGGAGCGCGATGCGGAGGCCTTGCGCACCGAGCTGCGCGAGGAGGTGCTGGCCGAGGCCAAGGCGGGCCGCGATGCGGCGCTGGCCCGCGCGCTGGCGGACATCACCGAGCGCGTGGGCAGCGAGGCCGAGTTCGACGGGCTGATGCAGAAGCTCATGATGGAGCGCCGCCGGCTCGACGCGGTCGTGACCGGCACGGGCGGGCTGGGGGCCGCGATCAAGCGGTTGCGCCGGCGTCTCGGCGTCAAGCCCGACGAGACCCTGGCAACGATCCGTCGGGCGGCGGTGGCGGAAGGCACCTTCGACCGCGCCGGGCTGACGCGCGCGGCGCAGGCCTTGGCGCAAGGCGGGGTGAACGACCAGAAGTCCGCGCCGGACCTCGCCGCCTGGCTCTCGGGCGACGAGGCGGCACGGCTCGCGGCCTTCGAGAGCTATCTGGGTTGCTTCCTGACCGGCAAGGGCGAGCCGAAGAAGAGCGTGATCAGCAAGGGCGCCGAGAAGGCCTTTTCCGGCGCGGAGGCGGCGCTCAGGGCCGAGCAGGAACGGCTGCTGCCGGTCCTGCGCCGCCTCAAGGCGGCCGAGATCGCGACCGCGACCGAGGCGCTGCTGACGCTGGGCCGTGCCGTGCTGGCCGCCTATGCCGAGCGCAAGCGGGCCATGGCGGCGCTCGATTACGAGGACCTGATCGCGCTCGCGCGCGACCTGCTGCGGCGGCCGGGCCTGGCGCCCTGGGTCCTCTACAAGCTCGACGGCGGCATCGACCATATCCTGATCGACGAGGCACAGGACACGAGCCCCGACCAGTGGGACATCGTGCAGGCGATCGCCGAGGAGTTCTTCACGGGTGCCGGTGCCGGCGACGACAGCCGCAAGCGCACCGTCTTCGCGGTCGGCGATGCCAAGCAGTCGATCTACAGCTTCCAGCGCGCCGATCCCGAAGGCTTCCAGCGCATGCGGGAATATTTCCGCGACAAGCTCGCGGCGGTCCGGGAGCAGCTGGTGGAGGAGCCGCTGCATGTCTCCTTCCGCTCGGTGCCGACGGTGCTGGCGGCCGTCGATACGGTGTTCGCCGATCCGGTTGCTGCTGCCGGCGTGGCGCCGCCGGGCGACGAGACGATCCGGCATGTCTCCGCGCGCCCCGGCCAGGCGGGACGGGTCGAGCTGTGGCCGCTCGCCGTCGAGATTCCGGGCGAGGAGATCGAGGAGGCGGCGCTCCCCGTGGCGCCGACCGAGATCGACCTGCCGCGCCTGCGCCTGGCGGAACGCGTCGCCGAGCGCATCGCCCAGTTGATCGATCGCGAGGCGCTGCCCTCGCGCGGGCGCAAGGTGCGGCCCGGCGACATCCTGGTGCTGGTGCGCCGCCGCAACGCCTTCGTCGACGAGCTGGTGCGCGCGCTCAAGCTCTGCCGGGTGCCGGTCGCCGGCGTCGACCGCCTGCGGCTCGGCGAACATATCGCCGTCATGGACCTGATCGCGCTGGGCCAGTTCCTGCTGATGCCGGAAGACGACCTGACGCTGGCCGTGATCCTGAAGAGCCCGCTCCTCGGCCTCTCCGAGGAGGCGCTGTTCGATCTGGCGCATGACCGCAAGGGCAAGAGCTTGTGGCGCGTGCTCGCCGACCGCGCCGGCGGCCATGCCGATTTCCAGGCGGCGCATGCCTTCCTCGCCGATCTCCTGGCGCGCGCAGACTACCTTCCGCCCTATGAGCTCTATGCCGAGGTGCTCGGGCCGCGCGAAGGCCGCCGGCGCTTCCTGCAGCGGCTCGGACCCGACGCGGCCGATCCGATCGAGGAATTCCTGCGCCTGGCGCTCGATTACGGCCGCAGCCATCCGCCGTCGTTGCAGGGATTCCTCGCCTGGCTCGAGGCCGGCACGATCGAGATCAAGCGCGACCTGGATCAGGAGGGCGCCGGCGAGAGCGGCCCGGGCATGGTCCGCATCATGACGGTCCATGGCGCCAAGGGCCTCGAGGCGCCGATCGTGATCCTGCCGGATACGGCGCAGGTGCCGAAGCAGACCGAACGGATTCTCTGGACCGGGGAGGCGGAGGAGGCCTTGCCGCTCTGGGTACGGCGCAAGGAGTTCGACGAGGATGTGGCGGGCGAGGCCCGCGCGCGGCTCGAGGCGAAGCAGGCCGACGAATATCGCCGCCTGCTCTATGTCGCGCTCACCCGGGCCGCCGACCGGCTCTATCTCTGCGGCTGGAAATCGAAGAACCAGAGCAAAGAGCTCGTCAGCTGGTACAAGCATTTCGAGGCCAGCCTCGGCGAGCGCGGCGCTGCCTTCGTCTTCCCGCCCCAGCAGGACGAGCCCGAGGGTTGGGAAGGAGAGGCGCGCCTGCTCGAGAGCGGCCAGAGCGCCGCACCCGACAAGGCGAGGGCGACGGCGGCGCTCGGCCGGCCGGCGATGCCCGCGCCGGATTGGCTGGCGCGGCCTGCCAGGCCCGAGCCGCTGCCCTGGCGGCCGGTGGCGCCCTCGCGGCCTGCGATCGCGGAGCCGGCCCTGCTGTCGCCGCTGCGCCAGGGCGAGGCGAAGGCCACGCGCTTCGGCCGCGGACTGCTGATCCATCGGTTGCTGCAGAGCCTGCCGGAGGTTCCGGCTGCGCGGCGCAAGAGCGCGGCGCAGCAACTCCTGAAGCGCTCGCTCTATGGCCTCGACGATGCTGCGCGAGACGAGATCCTGGCGCGCGTGCTCGATCTCCTGGCACGGCCGGAGCTGGCGCCGATCTGGTCGTCCGCGGCGCGCGCCGAGCAGCCGGTCGCAGGCGAGATCCTCGGGCGCGGCGGAGCCCGCATCGCCATCGCCGGCCAGATCGACCGCTTCGCCGTCGATGACAGCGGCGTGTGGATCGTCGATTTCAAGACCAACCGGCCGCCGGCGGCGAGCCTCGAGGAGGTGCCGGCCGCCTATCTGCGGCAGATGGCCGCCTACCGCGCTCTGCTGGCCGGCATTTACCCCGGCCGGCCAATCGCTTGCCACCTGCTCTGGACAGAAACCCCGTTGCTGATGAGGTTACCGGAGGCGCTCCTGGATGCGCATCTGCCATGA
- the accD gene encoding acetyl-CoA carboxylase, carboxyltransferase subunit beta: MSWLTNFVRPKIQALVRKADVPDNLWEKCPACGQMIFHRDLEANLRVCTHCGHHLRLPWRRRLELLFDEGQFERIELPKGEADPLKFRDRKRYADRLKETQTKTGEQDAIVVAHGAMGGLPTVIAVFNFDFMAGSMGKAVGDGLIAAARLAVEKRAPLIVVPASGGARMQEGIISLMQMPRSIIAVDEVKEAGLPYIVLLTDPTTGGVSASFAMLGDIQIAEPGAVIGFAGARVIEETIREKLPEGFQRAEYLLDHGMVDLVAPRIELRDTLIRILKLLGQRRLSNTSPVPYGAI; the protein is encoded by the coding sequence ATGAGCTGGCTCACCAACTTCGTCCGTCCCAAGATCCAGGCCCTGGTCCGCAAGGCCGACGTGCCGGACAATCTCTGGGAGAAATGCCCGGCTTGCGGGCAGATGATCTTCCATCGCGACCTGGAGGCGAATCTCCGCGTCTGCACCCATTGCGGCCATCACCTGCGCCTACCCTGGCGCCGGCGGCTCGAGCTGCTGTTCGACGAGGGCCAGTTCGAGCGCATCGAGCTGCCGAAGGGCGAGGCCGATCCGCTCAAGTTCCGCGACCGCAAGCGCTATGCCGACCGGCTCAAGGAAACGCAGACCAAGACCGGCGAGCAGGATGCGATCGTGGTGGCGCACGGCGCGATGGGCGGCCTGCCGACCGTGATCGCCGTGTTCAATTTCGACTTCATGGCGGGCTCGATGGGCAAGGCCGTGGGCGATGGCCTCATCGCGGCGGCGCGGCTCGCCGTCGAGAAGCGGGCGCCGCTCATCGTCGTCCCGGCCTCGGGCGGGGCGCGCATGCAGGAAGGGATCATCTCGCTGATGCAGATGCCGCGCAGCATCATCGCCGTCGACGAGGTCAAGGAGGCGGGGCTGCCCTATATCGTGCTGCTGACCGATCCGACCACCGGCGGCGTCAGCGCCTCCTTCGCCATGCTGGGCGACATCCAGATCGCCGAGCCCGGCGCCGTCATCGGTTTCGCCGGCGCGCGCGTGATCGAGGAGACGATCCGCGAGAAGCTGCCCGAAGGCTTCCAGCGCGCCGAATATCTGCTCGACCATGGCATGGTCGACCTGGTGGCGCCGCGCATCGAGCTCCGCGACACGCTGATCCGCATCCTCAAGCTGCTGGGCCAGCGCCGCCTCTCGAACACGAGCCCGGTGCCCTACGGGGCGATCTGA